A genomic region of Sandaracinaceae bacterium contains the following coding sequences:
- a CDS encoding thioesterase family protein — MSSVAERDTAALEGFPVQLTLPVRWGDMDAFAHVNNTVYFQYFESARIAYFERMGIIEGTPSGAGPILASTQCRFRAPVTYPDTVTVGARIPEVGDDRFRMEYAVWSERLATVAAKGEGVVVSFDYASGSKIPLPEAWRAAIAEIEG, encoded by the coding sequence GTGAGCTCCGTGGCTGAGCGAGACACCGCCGCGCTCGAGGGCTTCCCGGTCCAGCTGACCCTCCCCGTGCGCTGGGGGGACATGGACGCCTTCGCGCACGTGAACAACACCGTCTACTTCCAGTACTTCGAGAGCGCGCGCATCGCGTACTTCGAGCGCATGGGCATCATCGAGGGCACGCCTTCGGGTGCCGGCCCCATCCTCGCCTCCACCCAGTGCCGCTTCCGCGCGCCGGTCACCTATCCGGACACGGTCACGGTCGGCGCGCGCATCCCCGAGGTGGGCGACGACCGCTTCCGCATGGAGTACGCGGTCTGGAGCGAGCGCCTCGCGACCGTGGCCGCGAAGGGCGAGGGCGTCGTGGTCAGCTTCGACTACGCCTCGGGCAGCAAGATCCCGCTGCCCGAAGCGTGGCGCGCGGCCATCGCCGAGATCGAGGGTTGA